The region TGATGAAAGGCATGACGCAGATGCGAGACCAGGACTTGAGTGGAACCCCGCCATCCGGAGCTTTTGAGATTCGCGATGACACTACGAGTTATGACACTGACTTGGGCCTGGATGAGGCGGGGCTGTACCTCAAGGCGCTTAAAAAGAACATGCCGTCTGAACGCGCCAAGGCCCAGTGGGAAGTCTTCAATGCAACGTGGAAGGACAAGTgggaggagaagaaggcgaGTTGGAGGAGTCAAGGGTGGGGTGAGCAACTTACAGACTTTGAATCTACGCAAAAGAAGGCGGCTGAGGGGAGGGCTCAGCTCCGCGAACATCATAAGATACTGTACGAGACAGAGTCAAGAGCTTTCCGTACGCGCTGGGATGCGGAATTGGCTACGAAGGAGGCCGACTGGAAGGCACGTGGCTTGACGAACCCTGAGCATCCAGGAAGGGTTGCCGAGGCCAACGCCTTCAAGGAACTAGAGAGAAAAGCAGCGGCTGACTTGCAGAGACGATGGGGGGAGAAAGAGGCAAGACTCGCAGAACAGACTCCCGCCAACATGCCTTGGCTATTGGATTTCACCGCCTTTGCACGAGAGCAAGATGGAGCCAAGAGGGCCCTTCGACAAGAACTTGCCGCTACTCCTTTCACGCCCCTCACGCGCCCACCTGTCGATCCCATCGTGCACAACACCAAACGGTGGAAGCACGACGGCCCGTGGCTCCCCGGCATGGGCGCCGATGATTTCGCCACTTACCTATCCAAGCAAATCACCGCACGCAAGAAGGAATTCCAAGCCTACCTAGTCGAATACGTAAAGACTGAAATTTACAGATCCCGCCGCCAAGCTGCCACCAAAACCAGTCCTGAAGGAATGCCACTCGACCCCCAAGAAGCCGAGGCCTGGCTCTCCACCCAAGAGAAAACATGGCGACACATCACCGACTCCCAGATCCAAGCTGGCATCAAAGCGCTCCGCAAGGAAACCGCAAACGATCCCCTAGCCTCGAAACTCGTCCGCAAACTCATCCTCCCCTTCCTCAAACTCCCCGCCATCAAATTCAAACACAAAGCCTTCCACAGGGACGCCGCTTCCCGCGACATCGACGCATACATATTCGACCAGGAAAGCGCACCATTATCAACCCACCCGTCCGCTGGTCTGGGCTACCTCCGCACAAAATCTTACATTGCAAACCACCCCATTCTCGGTCCCCAGGCTAATCCCGCTCCCATCACCGCCCGTGTCGTTCAAGCCAGGCGCACAGCTTACAAGAATGAAAGTTACGCCCGCCTCGGTGTGGGCGGCTTCGTTGCAAACGACCAGTTCCGCAGCACGGACACGCGTCCCGGGGCTAGATTCGGGGACAACGCCAAAGACGTGGAGACTATTGATGTGGATACGCCTGGTGGCAAGAAGATTCTTGTCCACCCGCTCTTTGCTAGTGTGAGTAATGATGGTAGGATCCATGTTAAGATTGCCAGAGCAACCGGGCCTGAAGGTGCGGTCGCTAGGGGCGAGTTGGATGATAGACCCCCGGTTAGAGAGCCCTTGGAGAGTGATCCACTGAGGGATTTGGGGAGTATGGGCAGGAGTGGGGTTAAGGAGTTGGATGCGATGAGTGGGGAGGCGGCGGCGTTGGACCAGTTTTTGAGGGCGGAAGGTCAGGGGAGGGGGTCGCCTGGAGCGGGGTTTCCTGGCGTGTCGCAAGCTTTGAGGGGGGAGTAGGGGTGTTGTGATGGAGAAGGGGGAGAGATGTGGATGCTTGTAGTATAGTGGTTTGTATGAATATTCACGATTGGAATATGTGATAAAGTCTCCTTTCTCTCAGACTTCTGAGCATATATGTTTCTCTCTGAAAACCAGATGTTTTCCAGTATAACGGTCTGAACAATATGTATCGTAATGGCAAAGCTCCGTTGCGTTGATACAAGGCAGTCAATCTGTGGAATACATTAAAGGACATCTACTGTTCCTTGTCGAGCCACGACCCATGCCTACTATACTGTCTTACTTTCCTCCAAGCCTGCTAATTTCAAATCACGTATCAGCTATTGAATCCTACCAGGCTTGTTGTTACCCTTTGGTGATAGAGGGACTCCGTTGTGTACATGATCGACAATCATCAGGGTCTCGGAACATATCCCTCTATCCCCCACAGGCCATAGACATGTCCACCACAGAAAAGCCAATCGGTGCAAAACCCTCCTATAATCCTCTCTTCTCTTGTGTTAGATGCGGATGTGTGAGGCCTCAATATATTCCGGTTCCAGACTACGATTCCTCCATAAACTACCTACAACCCTTCGGGGAGATTTATACCCGCCACCGCTTTGTCATCCCCACTCCATCATGTATATATCCCCCGGAGGCACGTGACTAAGCTATACTACATGTAGGCCAGACACGTTGTAGCCTAGTCTACTGTGTCTTGGCAAAGTTGGTGGTGACGTTGTTCAGCTTCCCATGTACCCCTGTAGCAAGGGTTTTCTGCATTGCTTATGGGAGAATGGGGTCGATGTCTCAGGGCATTGCGGGTGAGACGAGTGATTCCGAATGTGAGGGATGGGGTTGAGCTGGTAGGGTAAGCGGGGTGCGTCTCGGGGCACGGCGGGTGAGAGAC is a window of Pyrenophora tritici-repentis strain M4 chromosome 2, whole genome shotgun sequence DNA encoding:
- a CDS encoding mitochondrial 37S ribosomal bS1m domain-containing protein codes for the protein MSLSRQSLSPTANLLRNSRLFSLPNPLPRPHVAESYGAGVIRESDTATLPYPTHQAIATTKPSLARGDWGLKRPIPSRSHIVQVSDPVLKVTQLDTIEHVTDFDSAADHVRTRQKWEEMGVPVMKGMTQMRDQDLSGTPPSGAFEIRDDTTSYDTDLGLDEAGLYLKALKKNMPSERAKAQWEVFNATWKDKWEEKKASWRSQGWGEQLTDFESTQKKAAEGRAQLREHHKILYETESRAFRTRWDAELATKEADWKARGLTNPEHPGRVAEANAFKELERKAAADLQRRWGEKEARLAEQTPANMPWLLDFTAFAREQDGAKRALRQELAATPFTPLTRPPVDPIVHNTKRWKHDGPWLPGMGADDFATYLSKQITARKKEFQAYLVEYVKTEIYRSRRQAATKTSPEGMPLDPQEAEAWLSTQEKTWRHITDSQIQAGIKALRKETANDPLASKLVRKLILPFLKLPAIKFKHKAFHRDAASRDIDAYIFDQESAPLSTHPSAGLGYLRTKSYIANHPILGPQANPAPITARVVQARRTAYKNESYARLGVGGFVANDQFRSTDTRPGARFGDNAKDVETIDVDTPGGKKILVHPLFASVSNDGRIHVKIARATGPEGAVARGELDDRPPVREPLESDPLRDLGSMGRSGVKELDAMSGEAAALDQFLRAEGQGRGSPGAGFPGVSQALRGE